The sequence taattaataataataataattaaaaaaaatcattaacaacaTGTACCCTGTGCATAAAATGTTGTACTAAAGATTATACTCCTATCTTGCTACATCATCTTTTTTCCCCTCTGCTTCTTTTCATATTTGTAACActgttttctttgtttgttcaGTGTTATCAAAAAAACATGCAAAGATCTTCTGCACTTTCTTGTTCTTCAAACACTATCTCTGCTCTCTTCTCTACTCAAAAACTAATAACACTTCCCTTTCCAAATCCAAGAATTGTTTTTTTGGAGAATCCATCAACCTTCAAGATTTTCCATTTTCAACAAAACAACACAACCCCTTTGCTTCACTGCACTGGTAATTCTTGTTTCTTGtttaaagtttcaatctttattGATTTTTTGAGTTTCCCCTAATGGCTTCTTTGTTTTCTCTACTTTTTTTCTGGACTGGGTTTCTGTTTATTTCAGTAGTATCAGCAATTACTCACTTTTGTACATAAAATCTATACTGTTTCGACAAAATTGTGAAAAATTATAGTATTTAGTTATCAAGATGATGTTGTActttgattttatggattttatgttcctttgaattattattagtattaccCAAGGGTGTCACCTAGTGTTAATGAAGTGGATTGAGCATCATGAGAGTTTCAAATTCCCAGAATCACGAGGTTTTAGGTTCAAATTCCAACGTAGATAAAAATACTAGGTGACTTCTTTCCATCTAGCCCAGCATTGATGGACAGAGTTGCCTATTGCTTATTGCTGGTGGGTGGTGGCATGTATCCTTTGAGGTGTCTGAGAGCTGGCCTCGACACCAGggttatcaaaaaagaaaattatcattAGTATTGTTTTCTGATGAAGTGGTGTTCAGCCAGCTTAGCAAGAtcattttggtttggtttagGGATTGTATGTCAATGAAGAAATGGCTGTGAGACTCAGTGAATCCAAGTTTGAGAGTACCCCTCTAATTTGTTCTAAAAGCAAATTATTGAGTACTGGAATGAAATGTGTCCATATACGGGGTGAATGGATGTTGAGGATTAATAGGGTTGACCTCAATTAGTTTGGGTTTAACACGTAGTAGTAGTTGTTGTTGGATTCTTTGCTGAATACATGCTGCTTAATGTGAATTTTTTGGTACACAGTATGGCATTTGAGACTTAAAAAATTGAACATGTACTTCTAAGTTTAGCTTATTTCTACATTTCTCGTctccttttctttccttttagtaAGTTTGTTCTGGGTTGAAACAGTAGCATCTTCAGATAATTAAATTGAAGTTATACGTAGTTTAATTAGTCATTATTTCATGAGCTGTTGAATTAACTTAATGCTAGCGACACATTATAAGATTCATGTAAGATACATTTGGCTGATATCAATTGATTTCTTGGGTCAGTTTTTTTTTCAGTTGGCTATTTATGTATTGACTAAGGAGGTAAAGTGTCATTATGCGGCTTTGCCCCGGGGGACACACTTCTGGATTCATGTGGTGCTTAATCTTGTATTTGCACTTTAGCAGTTACTTTAGAATCCATACCAAGATCAAAAGTGAGAGCATCATAACCAAATGCAAAAAGATGCAAAAGTACAATAGGAGATGTATATTTGTTCTTTTGGTAGGCTGAGTATAGATGAATGGTAACTCAAGACACATTCACATTTCTAGCCTATCCCAGACAAGGTACAATGTCCACGATCCATCACAGGACACTAGGTTTAATACTTTCTGGAATTGAGCAAAACCTTGAATCCTGTGTTGTTATCTACTGTTCTATGAAGTTTTGCTTGGCCTATTTCTTTCGATGATTAACCATCTGCAACAATCTTTTGCATTTTTGTGCTATCGTGAGTATTACATGTTGTGATTGTTGTAATTCTACATCCTTAACCTTAAGCAACGTGAGGCAATCTTTGAATTTGTTACATACTCCAATCAAAAGATCATTGAGTCAAGTCAAGCACATAACATAGAAAAGTTGTATATGGTGTTCAGTTTCCTGGAAGGATATCAGCTCATCATAATATATGCTGTCTTCTTAGATTTTGTTGCTCATCATGGTATACCAATtcatgtgaattttttttgagCATTGGTAAATAACAAACCAATTCATGTGAATTGGTTAGCATTTGCAGAGTGAAGTGCTTGGACTGTCAAGCATCTAAATTAAGCTAGAGTATCACAGTAGTCCTCATTAAGGAgaactttttttttaatgtttctgCAAAATCACTCAGTTCTCAAGTTAAGCACTTTTATGTTTGTTGTATTTCAGCTACGGAGGAGATCTTGGAGGCTAATGAGACAGAGGGATTATTTGTTCAAACTGGGTACATATATAGTGTTCATGGGCTTCAAGGAGAGGTTCGGGTAAAAGCTACGACTGATTTCCCTGAATTGCGATTTTCCAAGGTAGAAAGTGTCAGAAACCTAATAGTGGGACCAAATTCTCATTTTTGGCATGCTTGAGAACATCCTTTTCATGAATTCACTCTTAATTCAGCCAGGAAGGCGATGGTTGAGGCAGCAAGTTTCAGGGAGAGATATGGTTCAAGAAATCGAACTAATTGAGGGAAGAGGTCATCCAGGACAGAAGAGTTGGATACTTAAATTCCATGAGATCGACACAATAGAGCAGGTGATCTCAGTGTCATTGGGTACCACGACCCACACTATTTTATTTTTCCTCATATATTATGAAATGCAGTAAATATGTCTTTTGATTATCATGGCCTTATCTTTCCTATGATGAATTTATTCTGAGTCATGCATGTTACAATCGCATTATCTCAGTATGGCAAAATGGCAGTGTTATTTAAAAGAGTTAAAGAATTTTATATGACGTTATTATCAACTCGAAAATATTTGGCTATCTGTTGTAAATAAAGGCAAATTCACTTGGCCTATTAAATATGGAGGCTTTAGCCCTTTACTGCAACTGTCATGCTAGCTTTATGTATTTCCTGAGGCATATCTTTTAAATGGACTTAACCTTTATCCTAGGGCATGAAAGTTTGATATATCGTGTTTTCTCGATTTTCCTCAGGCACAAAAACTTGTGGGTTCGGCCTTACTGGTGAAGGATGAAGATAGACCCGTCCTGGAGGAAAGTGAATTTTACACCGCTGACCTTGTTGGGATGAGAGTTTTTCTAAAGGTTTGCGTTCCACGGCTTCTTAGTTTCATAAGAAGTACAGCCTACAggtttctttagtttagtttagtttctaTTGGAGCTGAGTGGCACTAAAAGAAATCTTCTAATATTTTTGTACTCCAGAAAACTAGAGAACTGGTAGGAACTGTTATTAATGTTTTTAACAGTGGAGCTAGTGATCTCCTACATGTTGAGCTTCTACCAGATCGAAATGCAAAACCACGGTTGGAAGGAGGTGCATCTGGTCCTCTTGTATGGGTCCCCTTCGTCGAAGCAATTGTTCCGAATGTTGATTTGAGTAAAAGGGAAATGCTGATTACACCTCCAAAGGGTCTTTTAGAGTTAAACGTCCGTGCGGATGACAGGTCCAAGAAAGAGAGGCGACAACTTGTGAGTTGCTTTTCTTATTTCTGCCATTTTGTCAGAATTTATCATATAGGTCACACACACGCTGTTGCCGAGTGCCGTCTGTGTGGTTTCAGAAGCCACAATATGTTTTAAATGAAATTCTGTTTATCTTTTCTAGAGAAGTGACTTTGTGACACCGTGTGAGttgctttttttcttctttttcagaaTCAGAGTATTGTCTCAATTATTTTAGAAATCACATTGTCATTTTCAAAGAATTATAGTCAGTTTTTCTTAAGTACTCTGATGGTTTTTTCCATATCCATTGTTGGTTGCAATGTAGTGCAGTTACTATTACTAATAGATTTCATAATTTTCTTATGATGATGAAGTAATTCTTCATGTCTGAGTTCATACTTAACTGCTCCAGATGAGTGCTGGTAATTAAGTAATGCCTCTAAAGTTGCTTTTCTCTCCAGTGCTTCTCTATGATTGTCATAGGTACTTCTTCTATAGCATTGAAGATCTAGCATGTTTGGCCTACTCATTTTCTGCTTTTTAGGAatggaaagagagaaaaaagtttCAGAAACGCCTTATAGCAGCCAAGAAAATACTGCATGAAATGGAACAAGATCATATATTTCACGGTTTCAGATATGGAGAGAAAAACCAAAGGAGCTTCCTTGCAAATCAGATTGTTGATGTAAACTCCGTGTTGCTTAAGCATGCATTGCAGAGCAAAAAGATTCCATATAAGAGGTGCAGCTATAAGTTTATTTCCTGTCTTTTGGCATTATATACCTTTTTTTAATCTGCCAAGTGTATGTCATACATGCTTTAAGTAGGCTAACCGTTAGTTTACATGACATcacaaattctaaattttaagTGTAGAAGGCATtggaaaaatttagtatttagtttACATGACATcacaaattctaaattttaagTGTAGAAGGCATTGGAAAAAATTAGTATTCTTTTTGTGACCCTACCTTTTTCACAGTTTGTGATAACCGGCATAAAACTTGCAATGAATGTTTCGTTATTTAGTTTGATAGATCTTTTCAGAAATGTAATTAGCAGTGTTTTATAGTTTTACAAGTCATGTTACAGACTATATCCGGCAAAGAAGAATAGGCGATAATTGATGGCGGATGCAACTTGATCATCTTAGAGGGCGTTGTCATTGAAAGTTACAGCATGTTTATGCTGATGCCACAGAGTACTGTGTCCACATATTACTTGACTTTAATGGTTTTCTAGTCAATTCGTCGGGTGCAGGCATTGTATTACTTCTCTTTTGTTACCGCTAGAGTATTTTTCATAAAGAGACCAATCCTTTTCTAGCAAAGCCATATTAATCTGGAATTTATTCATTAAAATTCACCTAGATGATGTAGACCATCTACATGAAAAACTCAGTCTATCTTTATAAAAAAGATGGAGCTTTCTCTCTCAAGTCAAGACTTTGTTCTTCTGCCACACACCAAAGTAATAAGTATTAATTCTTATATCTTTACCTTCTGCTTTTGAGTTATACCAATTTGTGGTTCTAGCTTTACCTCAGAAACTCAGTTATCTAAGGTTTTCCAAAAAGTAACTTGATTTATCACATAAATTAATGGAAATTGATTCCTCGATCACTGTCTCTTGCTTCACTTTATTGTTGCTGACAAATGAAGGAAATATCTGCCTTTTGCACCTGCCACACTTgccatacaacaacaacatacccagtgtattcccacatagtggggtctgtggagggtagagtgtacgctgACCATACCACTACATCagatgtattcccacatagtggggtctgtggagggtagagtgtacgctgACCATACCACTAaatcagatgaagtagagaggctgtttccaataccTGCCACACTTGGCATATGTTGGTTTTTAGGCCTAAGGGATGTATGTAAAGCCATAGGTTGAAAAGACAGATGCAGAAATCTGAACATGTGATCCCGTACACTTGGTGTTGTGAAGCTCGATTGAAAATGAATGCACCTTTAGCTGAATTATTCTCCTCAAAGAAGCAAACAACCAAATTAACCTACTCCTCCCCACCCTCGCCCccaaaaaaagttgaaagaagaaataagaaacaaaaaccATAGGCACAAACTGAACTGTGCTTTGGATGATTATGCATTTCTAATTAATCTTCTGCAGTGGACTATTAATTTTTAGTGCTGAAAGATATATGAGAAGAGGTCTAGGTGAAGGGTTTATTAGAAGAACACACAAAGCTAGAAATCTCATCTTTTTAATGCAAATTAGTTTGGGCTTTATGCTCAGTATACTGGTTGGGTGATGTCTAGGACTGGGTTCTTTTACCTGATATTAACTTTAATATATAATGAATGGCCTCATCTCATGATCCCACTCATTCTAATTTCTTTAGTTTGGGGGTTGGTTGGAGAAATACTATcatttgctttgaattttgattttttttccttgcTGCAGATGGAGCTTCCCAGACTTTGTTAATGCTTTACAAGAAAACAATACATTAAAACTATCAAAAGAGTTCTTTTCTAAAGAAAATGTCGAGCACTCAAGCATTGATTCTAAAATTCAAGAGCAGGGTCACTGCCTGATATCTTCTGGCAAGGTTGCGATCGTTTTAGCTTTGGCAGAAAGCAAGCTGCTTGGAACATCTTCTATTCCTGAACCTGATTGGCCTCATAATAATGAGGAGATTTCTTATCTGCATGTCAAGGCATTGCTAGATGACAGCCACAGACTGCTTAAGGTAGTCCTTCCTTCAGCAGTAGAACTTGAGACAGAATTGTGTTTTGCAAATTGAACTTCTATTTCCTATATGCCCATCAGGATTGAATTATATCGACCATGTAGTTGTCACTTTAATCCCAGCAGCCAATTGATTGAAAGTTGATCACCCATGCATTACTATTGTTATTAGATGATCCTGCGCATGtaagattatgagttttttcCTAGACTTACTTGTATACCTGCAATTGCAATTCACATTCAAGCGGATTAGTTACCTCTCTTGCTGGAGAGAGTTACTTTGCATCATGTTTTCAAAAATTTCTTGTCAATTGCAGATGGAGGACCGGCCCTCTGTACCTCTTATATTGGTGTGTCCAGCTGAATCTATTGAATATCTCAAACAATTGTTCATGGATCATGACTACTTCTCTTTCGACTCTGAGAAGGTTAGATGCATGTACTTTGGCTATGTAATTAGTTACATGACAGATAAAAAGCTTGATCATATTATCTATAAGGAGTTTAAATCTCGTTCCACCAGTGTATCTTTATTGCTTTAGGTTAAGTGTGACTAATATACACTTCAAGCTGAGACAGTTACTATTAGAACTTTGATTGCCTCGACCAAATCCTGCATGTAGAGATGAGCCACTTGATTGTTGTTTAACTGGAACTTTTTCACTCATCCAGTCATCCTTTAAAATAGATACAGGAATTCTATGTGTCTTTGATGCGGGTATGCTTCTTTAAAGTCATATAGATGGAACTTTGTCAGAAGTCATATAGATGGAACTTCAAGTCATATAGATGGAACTTCAACTgtgaaaaataagttgtttcaatGACCTAATTATGTTCCGTATCCTTATTCTAGATAATCCTACCCTGGGCCAAATAAAGCAAAGGCCAATGCCTTCTCATTTACTTCCGTTACGGGAAGTTCTATTGCATGCTTATAGCCAGTTCATCTAGACTTGAGACTATAATCTCTATGAAAAAGTGGAGGAGTTTCTCTTATAAAGTATTCGAGCCACTTCCATATATCGTTACTTTTGGTTGGTCGGAACAATTTCTGAGATAAAGAGTATTTAACTACTATTTAGCTATGATTTTATTCGCATTACTTTTTGATTGTTCCCCTGTAAACTATGTCTATTTTCTCTCACTGGAAGAAAACCTTATAATCACTATTGGCATGATAATAGGTCTAGCTTTGTGCAGTTCCTTAGTTTTTACATCATTTGAAACATTCATAGGTTTGGTTCTTGGAAGAAGAGAAGCTCCCTGTTGTCGGCACTTCACAGgaagaagaaaacaaacataaaattttgatgaaatcacCATGGGAGATGCTCCAAAGACCGGCTGGATCTGCAGGAATTTTTACGCTGCTATCATCACAGAACCTAGTAGATCATTTACATGTGATGGGCGTGGAGTATATACAGGTGAGAGTTCAGATATTGGCTAGGTGTTGATTTCTGGCTAACTGTTTCCATTTCTGTATTCATTTTTTCAAACTACTTTGAAATGCTTTTTCTAAGCCGAGGGTCCATTAGAAACGGCCTCTAGGTCTGCATACGCTCCACCCTAACGCAGACCCCATTACACTGGGTATGCTGTTGGTGTTGTATAAGTGGTTTTGATGAACccgtattagcagtgggtttgcACTACTATGAAACCATGTTAACAAATTGGCTTGCAATGCAGGTATGCTCGGGCAATCAAGAATTCGTAAATGGGGAGATGCTACTTGGTTTTGCCAAGTCTCGTGAAGCCAATGCGGGGATCCTAGTCTTCAGGGATGCTGGCTACTTGGAGGAACAGTTCAACGTGGTATTTTCCATCGATTTTGCAAAGAAGTTGACTAAGAAGACAGACAAGCTTCCGTTTGAAGCCATTTTAAAGTCAAATCAGCATGTGGAGATGGTAGAAAAAGACTGGGTTGATGTCGTCCCCTCCTCACCCAACTCATATGAGTTTCATTCTTCAATTTATAGCTGCTTGAATGCTTGTCCTCCTAGTAAGGTTTGTTTGGTGGACATTATTGCATGATGGCAATATTTGCACACATTTTGTATATGACCATCAACTTAGCCACAAAAGCATAGAAGATCTTTTAACAATACAAGTATCTTTGTTCAAGCTTTGGTGGACGAAGTTATCCCTACTCATGCTGGTCTGTTGGAATTACACAAAGTGCACGCAGGCTGACCTAGACACCACAAAAGAGTATAATCTACCTTCCATTTCAAAACATTAAATTTGTCATAGTTTGTATATGGACTCCAATCTACCTTTCCTTAACTAGTCCATGACTGTGTGAGGGTTAATATATGAAGACTTGTTTTTTTAATAAGAAACAGTAATTTTCCCTACATATAAATGGCCTTTTATGAGAAGTTATTAACTTCAGAAATGAAACCTTAACAATGAAATGATCATGAAATTTTTGTAATGATTATGAAGGATTGATTTCTATTGCATAACCTAATGATGTTTGGGATCAAAGCATAGTGTTATTTTATTATGGGAGGTGAATGAAGTCAACGTATGCACGAGCATAATAATTTAATCTGATTGACTACAATGTAGATATGCTATATTAATATATACAATGCAATTCGAAAAAATATAAGAGAGAGGATGAAAACCAAGTTAATCTATGAATTATTACACtcgagattaaaaaaaaaaatgcgtACAATATTTTTACTTTACAAGTAAAAAAATTGGTCAAACTTTAAGATCATCAATCACAAAAAAAAGCacacattttgaaaaaaaattaaattttcacaacaacaaaataagtgtaatatcataagtagggtcTGAAGACGATAGATTGTATGCTGTCTTATTCTTATTTTGTGTAAA comes from Capsicum annuum cultivar UCD-10X-F1 chromosome 2, UCD10Xv1.1, whole genome shotgun sequence and encodes:
- the LOC107859150 gene encoding uncharacterized protein LOC107859150 isoform X1, whose protein sequence is MQRSSALSCSSNTISALFSTQKLITLPFPNPRIVFLENPSTFKIFHFQQNNTTPLLHCTATEEILEANETEGLFVQTGYIYSVHGLQGEVRVKATTDFPELRFSKPGRRWLRQQVSGRDMVQEIELIEGRGHPGQKSWILKFHEIDTIEQAQKLVGSALLVKDEDRPVLEESEFYTADLVGMRVFLKKTRELVGTVINVFNSGASDLLHVELLPDRNAKPRLEGGASGPLVWVPFVEAIVPNVDLSKREMLITPPKGLLELNVRADDRSKKERRQLEWKERKKFQKRLIAAKKILHEMEQDHIFHGFRYGEKNQRSFLANQIVDVNSVLLKHALQSKKIPYKRWSFPDFVNALQENNTLKLSKEFFSKENVEHSSIDSKIQEQGHCLISSGKVAIVLALAESKLLGTSSIPEPDWPHNNEEISYLHVKALLDDSHRLLKMEDRPSVPLILVCPAESIEYLKQLFMDHDYFSFDSEKVWFLEEEKLPVVGTSQEEENKHKILMKSPWEMLQRPAGSAGIFTLLSSQNLVDHLHVMGVEYIQVCSGNQEFVNGEMLLGFAKSREANAGILVFRDAGYLEEQFNVVFSIDFAKKLTKKTDKLPFEAILKSNQHVEMVEKDWVDVVPSSPNSYEFHSSIYSCLNACPPSKVCLVDIIA
- the LOC107859150 gene encoding uncharacterized protein LOC107859150 isoform X2, coding for MVQEIELIEGRGHPGQKSWILKFHEIDTIEQAQKLVGSALLVKDEDRPVLEESEFYTADLVGMRVFLKKTRELVGTVINVFNSGASDLLHVELLPDRNAKPRLEGGASGPLVWVPFVEAIVPNVDLSKREMLITPPKGLLELNVRADDRSKKERRQLEWKERKKFQKRLIAAKKILHEMEQDHIFHGFRYGEKNQRSFLANQIVDVNSVLLKHALQSKKIPYKRWSFPDFVNALQENNTLKLSKEFFSKENVEHSSIDSKIQEQGHCLISSGKVAIVLALAESKLLGTSSIPEPDWPHNNEEISYLHVKALLDDSHRLLKMEDRPSVPLILVCPAESIEYLKQLFMDHDYFSFDSEKVWFLEEEKLPVVGTSQEEENKHKILMKSPWEMLQRPAGSAGIFTLLSSQNLVDHLHVMGVEYIQVCSGNQEFVNGEMLLGFAKSREANAGILVFRDAGYLEEQFNVVFSIDFAKKLTKKTDKLPFEAILKSNQHVEMVEKDWVDVVPSSPNSYEFHSSIYSCLNACPPSKVCLVDIIA